A region from the Takifugu rubripes chromosome 22, fTakRub1.2, whole genome shotgun sequence genome encodes:
- the LOC101075769 gene encoding receptor-type tyrosine-protein phosphatase S-like isoform X3, whose translation MSPLGAAGTPIQPGRPVLRPCLSPSPLWMLLSFIFFITSHFSCICGAPAPPKFTKIPTDQIGVSGGVASFVCQASGSPKPVVYWNKKGKKVNSQRIEVTIEFDEGAGAVLRIQPLRAPRDENTYECVARNSEGEVSVTAKLAIIREDLLPFGFPSIDMGPQLKVVERSRTATMLCAASGIPDPEISWFKDFLPVEPGASQGRIKQLRSGALQIENSEETDQGKYECVATNSQGVRYSSPANLYVRGATDTLRRVSPRFSILPSNHEIMPGGSVNITCVAVGSPMPYVKWMLGPEDLTPEDEMPIGRNVLELNGVRESANYTCVAMSSLGVIEAVAQVLVKTLPKPPGTPIVTETTATSVTITWDSGNPDPVSYYIIQYRAKGPDSKYETVDSITTTRYSIGGLYPNTEYEIRVSAFNSIGQGPPSARVEARTGEQAPASPPRNVQAHIISQNTVMVRWEEPEEPNGQVKGYRVYYTMDPSRPMNEWQIHNVQDSVITTIQNLVTSETYTIQVLAFTSVGDGPFSDPVHVKVMPGVPGQPGKFKVGRVTDTSIELTWEPAYTKEGIVNYELLYKPVRFGGLEKLTFGPRNSYTVEGLKPNTEYSFSLAAISNKGIGAFTNELVQSTSQAKPSAAPEGVSCESAGSTSLRVGWRLPLMDGWNGELAGYELKYQRVSGAGGGGQGHNTSGQRIPAERGQTVLEGLEKWSWYNITLAAFTVEGTGPSSPGVLCRTDEDVPGAAPRQVDVQPLNSSALRVTWRPVLPRLRQGQIRGYQVHFGRAESGESRNLPRIKDLLLDESQMEEDDSTQYELIIGGLKPETTYSVSVAAYTTKGDGAHSRSKLVQTLGIVPGPPSLWVRPGSGPSVVVRWAPPLECSDSGAGSQRAPLEIQGYRLQFGLKNASFSTAVDFTNREKNFTVRNLSPGSSYVFVLSAKSRAGYGDVAKQEITVPLVPPLGYPKISDYVNATCCSLQLSWVPPSPEECYDVITEYTVAYREVAVPKPSGEPGPSATSPLSALPWLVTIPASESSYTLLGLNHSTIYMVQLRAHNKAGPGPFSPPVVSRTLALETDVPRNFSVNLATKTSVLLTWEFPEGSNPYRFSVEYNHQNIEVDARTKKAVIQNLQPDTSYDFKITATEGNMGGLRHRISAKTSPSITIRRPEIDHTRDTETTVTIILPSLETRTPIKNVYVVVVPLRRARGVLRHEKSPDEMDLEELLKDISQKQRDSRQQKQVDLRRAYITARFTPATLPAFFTLGDQLDYGGFENRALDPGQEYMFFILAELNSTTGKMYVASPYTDPVIAPDSDPQPLDAGDGLIWVVGPVLAVVFIICIVIAILLYKNKPDSKRKDSEPGTKSLLSNAEMMAHHPTDPVEMRRINFQTPGMMSHPPIPINELAEHIELLKANDNLRLSQEYESIDPSQQFTWEHSNLEVNKPKNRYANVIAYDHTRVILAPIDGILGNDYINANYIDGYRKQNAYIATQGPLAETFGDFWRMVWEQRTASVVMMTRLEEKSRIKCDQYWPNRGTETYGMVQVTLLDTMELATFCVRTFSLHKSGSSERREVRQFQFTAWPDHGVPEYPTPFLNFLRRVKACNPPDAGPISVHCSAGVGRTGCFIVIDAMLERIRHERTVDIYGHVTLMRSQRNYMVQTEDQYSFIHEALLEAVACGNTEVPARSLYSYMQKLSKVESGEHVTGMELEFKRLANTKAHTSRFVTANLPCNKFKNRLVNIMPYETTRVCLQPIRGLEGSDYINASYIDGYRQQRGYIATQGPLAETTEDFWRMLWEHNSTIVVMLTKLREMGREKCHQYWPAERSARYQYFVVDPMAEYNMPQYILREFKVTDARDGQSRTVRQFQFTDWPEQGVPKSGEGFIDFIGQVHKTKEQFGQDGPIAVHCSAGVGRTGVFITLSIVLERMRYEGAVDIFQTVKMLRTQRPAMVQTEDEYQFCYQAALEYLGSFDHYAT comes from the exons TCCCACCGACCAGATCGGAGTGTCGGGGGGCGTGGCGTCGTTTGTCTGTCAGGCCTCTGGGAGTCCCAAGCCCGTCGTCTACTGGAACAAGAAGGGCAAGAAGGTCAACTCCCAGCGTATCGAGGTG ACAATCGAGTTTGACGAGGGTGCCGGCGCCGTGCTGAGGATCCAGCCGCTCAGAGCACCGCGGGATGAAAACACCTACGAGTGCGTGGCACGCAACAGCGAGGGAGAGGTGTCTGTCACCGCGAAGCTGGCCATCATCAGAG AGGACCTGCTGCCCTTCGGCTTCCCCAGCATCGACATGGGCCCCCAGCTGAAGGTGGTGGAGCGCTCCAGAACGGCCACCATGCTCTGCGCCGCCAGCGGCATCCCCGACCCCGAGATCTCCTGGTTCAAAGACTTCCTGCCCGTGGAGCCCGGCGCCAGCCAGGGCCGCATCAAGCAGCTCCGCTCGG GAGCGCTGCAGATCGAGAACAGCGAGGAGACCGACCAGGGAAAGTACGAGTGCGTGGCCACCAACTCTCAAGGCGTGCGCTACTCCTCCCCCGCCAACCTCTACGTGCGAG GAGCGACAGACACAT TGCGCCGCGTGTCCCCGCGTTTTTCCATCCTCCCCTCCAACCACGAGATCATGCCGGGCGGGAGCGTCAACATCACCTGCGTGGCGGTGGGCTCGCCCATGCCCTACGTCAAGTGGATGCTGGGGCCCGAGGACCTCACCCCCGAGGACGAAATGCCGATCGGGCGCAACGTGCTGGAGCTCAACGGCGTGCGGGAGTCCGCCAACTACACCTGCGTGGCCATGAGCAGCCTGGGGGTCATCGAGGCCGTGGCGCAGGTCCTAGTGAAAA CCCTGCCGAAGCCCCCGGGAACACCCATCGTCACGGAGACCACCGCCACCAGCGTGACCATCACCTGGGACTCCGGTAATCCCGACCCGGTGTCGTATTACATCATCCAGTACCGGGCCAAAGGGCCGGACAGCAAATACGAGACGGTGGACAGCATCACCACCACCCGCTACAGCATCGGCGGCCTGTATCCCAACACCGAGTACGAGATCAGGGTGTCGGCCTTCAACAGCATCGGCCAGGGGCCCCCGTCGGCACGCGTGGAGGCCCGCACGGGAGAGCAGGCCCCGGCCAGCCCGCCCAGAAACGTGCAGGCCCACATCATCTCCCAGAACACGGTGATGGTccggtgggaggagccagaagagCCAAACGGACAG GTGAAAGGTTACCGCGTGTACTACACCATGGACCCCTCCCGGCCCATGAACGAGTGGCAGATCCACAACGTCCAGGACAGCGTCATCACCACCATTCAGAACCTGGTGACCTCAGAAACCTACACCATCCAGGTCCTGGCCTTCACCTCCGTGGGGGACGGACCCTTCTCGGACCCCGTCCACGTTAAGGTCATGCCCGGAG TCCCGGGTCAACCTGGCAAATTTAAAGTTGGCAGGGTGACAGATACGAGCATAGAGCTGACCTGGGAGCCCGCTTACACCAAAGAAGGCATCGTCAACTATGAACTCCTCTACAAACCTGTCAGGTTTGGCGGTCTG GAGAAACTGACCTTCGGACCCAGGAATTCTTACACAGTGGAGGGTCTGAAACCAAACACGGAGTACTCCTTCTCCCTGGCCGCCATCTCCAACAAAGGCATCGGAGCGTTCACCAACGAGCTGGTGCAGAGCACGTCACAAGCCA AGCCCTCAGCTGCCCCCGAGGGTGTGTCCTGCGAGAGCGCCGGCTCCACCTCGCTCAGAGTAGGTTGGCGGCTGCCTCTAATGGACGGCTGGAATGGCGAGTTGGCAGGTTATGAGCTGAAATACCAGAGAGTTTctggggcaggaggaggaggtcagggcCATAACACGAGCGGGCAGCGGATCCCAGCAGAGCGGGGGCAAACAGtgctggaggggctggagaaaTGGAGCTGGTACAATATCACCCTGGCCGCCTTCACCGTGGAAGGGACTGGCCCCAGCAGCCCCGGCGTCCTCTGCAGGACCGACGAGGACG TTCCCGGCGCCGCGCCCCGTCAGGTGGACGTCCAGCCGCTCAACTCCTCGGCGCTCCGGGTCACCTGGCGCCCAGTGTTGCCGCGGTTACGGCAAGGCCAGATCCGCGGCTACCAAGTCCACTTCGGGCGGGCGGAGAGCGGCGAATCGCGAAACCTCCCCCGCATCAAAGACCTGCTACTAGATGAGTCGCAG atggaggaggatgatTCAACTCAGTAT GAGCTGATTATCGGCGGCCTGAAACCAGAGACCACGTACTCGGTGTCAGTGGCTGCGTACACCACCAAAGGGGACGGCGCACACAGCAGGTCCAAGCTGGTGCAGACCCTGGGGATTG TGCCCGGTCCGCCCTCCCTGTGGGTGCGTCCGGGATCGGGCCCGTCGGTGGTGGTGCGTTGGGCTCCACCGCTGGAGTGCTCTGACTCAGGAGCTGGTAGCCAGAGGGCCCCGTTGGAAATCCAGGGCTACCGCCTACAGTTTGGCCTGAAGAACGCATCCTTCAGCACCGCAGTGGATTTCACAAACCGAGAGAAGAACTTCACTGTCAGAAACCTCTCCCCTGGGTCTTCCTACGTCTTTGTCCTCTCTGCGAAGAGCCGAGCTGGCTACGGAGACGTAGCGAAGCAGGAAATAACGGTTCCCCTGGTCCCACCGCTGGGATACCCCAAAATATCAGACTACGTGAACGCCACTTGttgctccctccagctctcctgggtGCCCCCCAGCCCAGAGGAGTGTTACGACGTCATCACCGAGTACACAGTGGCTTACAGAGAGGTGGCAGTCCCCAAACCGTCGGGAGAACCTGGCCCCTCAGCCACGTCCCCGCTCTCAGCCCTCCCGTGGCTGGTCACGATACCAGCAAGCGAGTCCAGCTACACCCTCCTGGGCTTGAATCACAGTACAATCTACATGGTGCAGCTCAGAGCCCACAACAAGGCAGGCCCAGGCCCCTTCAGCCCACCTGTGGTGAGCAGAACTCTGGCCCTTGAAACAG ATGTTCCGAGGAATTTTTCCGTCAATCTGGCGACTAAGACGAGTGTTCTTCTCACCTGGGAGTTTCCAGAGGGCAGCAACCCCTACCGCTTCTCT GTGGAGTATAACCACCAGAACATAGAGGTGGACGCTCGGACGAAGAAGGCCGTCATTCAGAACCTTCAACCCGATACCAGCTACGACTTTAAGATCACCGCCACGGAGGGCAACATGGGAGGCCTGCGCCACCGCATCTCCGCCAAGACCTCCCCGTCCATCACCATCCGCCGCCCCGAGATCGACCACACCCGCGACACGGAGACCACGGTCACCATCATCCTGCCCTCCCTGGAGACTCGTACTCCCATCAA GAATGTTTATGTCGTCGTGGTTCCGCTGAGAAGAGCCCGCGGGGTCCTCAGACACGAAAAGAGCCCAGATGAGAtggacctggaggag CTGTTGAAAGACATCAGTCAGAAGCAGAGAGACTCTCGCCAGCAGAAGCAGGTGGACCTGCGTCGGGCGTACATCACCGCCCGCTTCACACCTGCCACCCTGCCAGCGTTCTTCACCCTGGGGGACCAGCTGGACTACGGAGGCTTCGAGAACCGAGCTTTGGACCCGGGGCAGGAGTACATGTTCTTCATCCTGGCGGAGCTCAACTCCACCACCGGG AAAATGTACGTGGCCAGCCCCTACACGGACCCGGTGATCgcccctgactctgaccctcaGCCCCTGGACGCCGGGGACGGTCTGATCTGGGTGGTAGGGCCGGTCCTGGCCGTGGTCTTCATCATCTGCATCGTCATCGCCATCCTCCTTTACAAAAA CAAGCCTGACAG CAAGCGGAAGGATTCCGAACCCGGGACCAAGAGCCTTTTGAGCAACGCCGAAATGATGGCACATCACCCGACGGACCCGGTGGAGATGCGTCGCATCAACTTCCAGACTCCCG GAATGATGAGCCATCCTCCCATCCCCATCAACGAACTGGCCGAGCACATCGAGCTGCTGAAAGCTAATGACAACCTGCGGCTCTCCCAGGAATATGAG TCCATTGACCCCAGTCAGCAGTTCACCTGGGAGCATTCAAACCTGGAAGTCAACAAGCCAAAAAACCGCTACGCTAACGTCATAGCGTACGACCACACCAGGGTCATTCTTGCCCCGATAGAcg GCATCCTGGGGAACGACTACATCAACGCCAACTACATCGACGGCTACAGGAAGCAGAACGCGTACATCGCCACCCAGGGACCCCTGGCAGAGACCTTTGGGGACTTCTGGAGGATGGTGTGGGAGCAGCGGACGGCGTCCGTCGTCATGATGACGCGGCTGGAAGAGAAGTCCCGG ATAAAATGTGACCAGTACTGGCCGAATCGTGGCACGGAGACTTACGGAATGGTCCAGGTGACCCTGCTGGACACAATGGAGCTGGCCACCTTCTGTGTGCGCACCTTCTCCCTGCACAAA AGCGGCAGCAGCGAGCGGAGAGAGGTGCGCCAGTTCCAGTTTACAGCCTGGCCGGACCACGGCGTGCCAGAGTATCCCACCCCTTTCCTCAACTTCCTCCGCAGGGTCAAAGCCTGCAACCCCCCGGATGCTGGACCCATCTCCGTTCACTGCAG TGCTGGTGTCGGTCGCACCGGCTGCTTTATCGTCATCGACGCCATGCTGGAGCGCATTCGACACGAGCGCACCGTGGACATCTACGGTCACGTCACCCTGATGCGCTCGCAGAGGAACTACATGGTGCAGACGGAGGACCAGTACAGCTTCATCCACGAGGCGCTGCTGGAGGCTGTGGCGTGCGGGAACACCGAGGTGCCCGCCCGGAGTCTGTACTCGTACATGCAGAAGCTGTCCAAGGTGGAGAGCGGGGAGCACGTCACCGGCATGGAGTTGGAGTTCAAG CGGCTGGCGAACACCAAAGCCCACACGTCCCGCTTCGTGACGGCCAACCTGCCCTGCAACAAGTTCAAGAACCGACTGGTCAACATAATGCCCTACGAAACCACCCGCGTCTgcctccagccaatcagaggcctgGAGGGCTCCGACTACATCAACGCCAGCTACATCGACGGCTACAG GCAGCAGAGGGGTTACATCGCCACCCAGGGCCCGCTGGCGGAGACTACAGAGGACTTCTGGAGGATGCTGTGGGAGCACAACTCCACCATCGTGGTCATGCTGACTAAGCTGAGAGAGATGGGACGG GAGAAGTGCCACCAGTACTGGCCCGCGGAACGTTCTGCCAGGTATCAGTACTTTGTGGTGGACCCCATGGCGGAGTACAACATGCCTCAGTACATCCTGAGGGAGTTTAAAGTTACCGATGCCAGG GATGGGCAGTCGCGAACGGTGCGGCAGTTCCAGTTCACCGACTGGCCGGAGCAGGGCGTGCCCAAATCTGGGGAGGGCTTCATCGATTTCATCGGACAAGTACACAAAACCAAGGAGCAGTTTGGCCAGGACGGGCCGATCGCCGTTCACTGCAG CGCCGGCGTGGGGCGGACAGGTGTCTTCATCACCCTGAGTATCGTCCTGGAGAGGATGCGCTACGAAGGAGCGGTGGACATCTTCCAGACTGTCAAAATGCTGCGCACGCAGAGACCGGCCATGGTGCAGACTGAG GACGAGTACCAGTTCTGCTACCAGGCCGCTCTGGAATACCTGGGTAGCTTCGACCACTATGCAACGTAA
- the LOC101075769 gene encoding receptor-type tyrosine-protein phosphatase S-like isoform X10: protein MSPLGAAGTPIQPGRPVLRPCLSPSPLWMLLSFIFFITSHFSCICGAPAPPKFTKIPTDQIGVSGGVASFVCQASGSPKPVVYWNKKGKKVNSQRIETIEFDEGAGAVLRIQPLRAPRDENTYECVARNSEGEVSVTAKLAIIREDLLPFGFPSIDMGPQLKVVERSRTATMLCAASGIPDPEISWFKDFLPVEPGASQGRIKQLRSGALQIENSEETDQGKYECVATNSQGVRYSSPANLYVRVRRVSPRFSILPSNHEIMPGGSVNITCVAVGSPMPYVKWMLGPEDLTPEDEMPIGRNVLELNGVRESANYTCVAMSSLGVIEAVAQVLVKTLPKPPGTPIVTETTATSVTITWDSGNPDPVSYYIIQYRAKGPDSKYETVDSITTTRYSIGGLYPNTEYEIRVSAFNSIGQGPPSARVEARTGEQAPASPPRNVQAHIISQNTVMVRWEEPEEPNGQVKGYRVYYTMDPSRPMNEWQIHNVQDSVITTIQNLVTSETYTIQVLAFTSVGDGPFSDPVHVKVMPGVPGQPGKFKVGRVTDTSIELTWEPAYTKEGIVNYELLYKPVRFGGLEKLTFGPRNSYTVEGLKPNTEYSFSLAAISNKGIGAFTNELVQSTSQANVPRNFSVNLATKTSVLLTWEFPEGSNPYRFSVEYNHQNIEVDARTKKAVIQNLQPDTSYDFKITATEGNMGGLRHRISAKTSPSITIRRPEIDHTRDTETTVTIILPSLETRTPIKNVYVVVVPLRRARGVLRHEKSPDEMDLEELLKDISQKQRDSRQQKQVDLRRAYITARFTPATLPAFFTLGDQLDYGGFENRALDPGQEYMFFILAELNSTTGKMYVASPYTDPVIAPDSDPQPLDAGDGLIWVVGPVLAVVFIICIVIAILLYKNKPDSKRKDSEPGTKSLLSNAEMMAHHPTDPVEMRRINFQTPGMMSHPPIPINELAEHIELLKANDNLRLSQEYESIDPSQQFTWEHSNLEVNKPKNRYANVIAYDHTRVILAPIDGILGNDYINANYIDGYRKQNAYIATQGPLAETFGDFWRMVWEQRTASVVMMTRLEEKSRIKCDQYWPNRGTETYGMVQVTLLDTMELATFCVRTFSLHKSGSSERREVRQFQFTAWPDHGVPEYPTPFLNFLRRVKACNPPDAGPISVHCSAGVGRTGCFIVIDAMLERIRHERTVDIYGHVTLMRSQRNYMVQTEDQYSFIHEALLEAVACGNTEVPARSLYSYMQKLSKVESGEHVTGMELEFKRLANTKAHTSRFVTANLPCNKFKNRLVNIMPYETTRVCLQPIRGLEGSDYINASYIDGYRQQRGYIATQGPLAETTEDFWRMLWEHNSTIVVMLTKLREMGREKCHQYWPAERSARYQYFVVDPMAEYNMPQYILREFKVTDARDGQSRTVRQFQFTDWPEQGVPKSGEGFIDFIGQVHKTKEQFGQDGPIAVHCSAGVGRTGVFITLSIVLERMRYEGAVDIFQTVKMLRTQRPAMVQTEDEYQFCYQAALEYLGSFDHYAT from the exons TCCCACCGACCAGATCGGAGTGTCGGGGGGCGTGGCGTCGTTTGTCTGTCAGGCCTCTGGGAGTCCCAAGCCCGTCGTCTACTGGAACAAGAAGGGCAAGAAGGTCAACTCCCAGCGTATCGAG ACAATCGAGTTTGACGAGGGTGCCGGCGCCGTGCTGAGGATCCAGCCGCTCAGAGCACCGCGGGATGAAAACACCTACGAGTGCGTGGCACGCAACAGCGAGGGAGAGGTGTCTGTCACCGCGAAGCTGGCCATCATCAGAG AGGACCTGCTGCCCTTCGGCTTCCCCAGCATCGACATGGGCCCCCAGCTGAAGGTGGTGGAGCGCTCCAGAACGGCCACCATGCTCTGCGCCGCCAGCGGCATCCCCGACCCCGAGATCTCCTGGTTCAAAGACTTCCTGCCCGTGGAGCCCGGCGCCAGCCAGGGCCGCATCAAGCAGCTCCGCTCGG GAGCGCTGCAGATCGAGAACAGCGAGGAGACCGACCAGGGAAAGTACGAGTGCGTGGCCACCAACTCTCAAGGCGTGCGCTACTCCTCCCCCGCCAACCTCTACGTGCGAG TGCGCCGCGTGTCCCCGCGTTTTTCCATCCTCCCCTCCAACCACGAGATCATGCCGGGCGGGAGCGTCAACATCACCTGCGTGGCGGTGGGCTCGCCCATGCCCTACGTCAAGTGGATGCTGGGGCCCGAGGACCTCACCCCCGAGGACGAAATGCCGATCGGGCGCAACGTGCTGGAGCTCAACGGCGTGCGGGAGTCCGCCAACTACACCTGCGTGGCCATGAGCAGCCTGGGGGTCATCGAGGCCGTGGCGCAGGTCCTAGTGAAAA CCCTGCCGAAGCCCCCGGGAACACCCATCGTCACGGAGACCACCGCCACCAGCGTGACCATCACCTGGGACTCCGGTAATCCCGACCCGGTGTCGTATTACATCATCCAGTACCGGGCCAAAGGGCCGGACAGCAAATACGAGACGGTGGACAGCATCACCACCACCCGCTACAGCATCGGCGGCCTGTATCCCAACACCGAGTACGAGATCAGGGTGTCGGCCTTCAACAGCATCGGCCAGGGGCCCCCGTCGGCACGCGTGGAGGCCCGCACGGGAGAGCAGGCCCCGGCCAGCCCGCCCAGAAACGTGCAGGCCCACATCATCTCCCAGAACACGGTGATGGTccggtgggaggagccagaagagCCAAACGGACAG GTGAAAGGTTACCGCGTGTACTACACCATGGACCCCTCCCGGCCCATGAACGAGTGGCAGATCCACAACGTCCAGGACAGCGTCATCACCACCATTCAGAACCTGGTGACCTCAGAAACCTACACCATCCAGGTCCTGGCCTTCACCTCCGTGGGGGACGGACCCTTCTCGGACCCCGTCCACGTTAAGGTCATGCCCGGAG TCCCGGGTCAACCTGGCAAATTTAAAGTTGGCAGGGTGACAGATACGAGCATAGAGCTGACCTGGGAGCCCGCTTACACCAAAGAAGGCATCGTCAACTATGAACTCCTCTACAAACCTGTCAGGTTTGGCGGTCTG GAGAAACTGACCTTCGGACCCAGGAATTCTTACACAGTGGAGGGTCTGAAACCAAACACGGAGTACTCCTTCTCCCTGGCCGCCATCTCCAACAAAGGCATCGGAGCGTTCACCAACGAGCTGGTGCAGAGCACGTCACAAGCCA ATGTTCCGAGGAATTTTTCCGTCAATCTGGCGACTAAGACGAGTGTTCTTCTCACCTGGGAGTTTCCAGAGGGCAGCAACCCCTACCGCTTCTCT GTGGAGTATAACCACCAGAACATAGAGGTGGACGCTCGGACGAAGAAGGCCGTCATTCAGAACCTTCAACCCGATACCAGCTACGACTTTAAGATCACCGCCACGGAGGGCAACATGGGAGGCCTGCGCCACCGCATCTCCGCCAAGACCTCCCCGTCCATCACCATCCGCCGCCCCGAGATCGACCACACCCGCGACACGGAGACCACGGTCACCATCATCCTGCCCTCCCTGGAGACTCGTACTCCCATCAA GAATGTTTATGTCGTCGTGGTTCCGCTGAGAAGAGCCCGCGGGGTCCTCAGACACGAAAAGAGCCCAGATGAGAtggacctggaggag CTGTTGAAAGACATCAGTCAGAAGCAGAGAGACTCTCGCCAGCAGAAGCAGGTGGACCTGCGTCGGGCGTACATCACCGCCCGCTTCACACCTGCCACCCTGCCAGCGTTCTTCACCCTGGGGGACCAGCTGGACTACGGAGGCTTCGAGAACCGAGCTTTGGACCCGGGGCAGGAGTACATGTTCTTCATCCTGGCGGAGCTCAACTCCACCACCGGG AAAATGTACGTGGCCAGCCCCTACACGGACCCGGTGATCgcccctgactctgaccctcaGCCCCTGGACGCCGGGGACGGTCTGATCTGGGTGGTAGGGCCGGTCCTGGCCGTGGTCTTCATCATCTGCATCGTCATCGCCATCCTCCTTTACAAAAA CAAGCCTGACAG CAAGCGGAAGGATTCCGAACCCGGGACCAAGAGCCTTTTGAGCAACGCCGAAATGATGGCACATCACCCGACGGACCCGGTGGAGATGCGTCGCATCAACTTCCAGACTCCCG GAATGATGAGCCATCCTCCCATCCCCATCAACGAACTGGCCGAGCACATCGAGCTGCTGAAAGCTAATGACAACCTGCGGCTCTCCCAGGAATATGAG TCCATTGACCCCAGTCAGCAGTTCACCTGGGAGCATTCAAACCTGGAAGTCAACAAGCCAAAAAACCGCTACGCTAACGTCATAGCGTACGACCACACCAGGGTCATTCTTGCCCCGATAGAcg GCATCCTGGGGAACGACTACATCAACGCCAACTACATCGACGGCTACAGGAAGCAGAACGCGTACATCGCCACCCAGGGACCCCTGGCAGAGACCTTTGGGGACTTCTGGAGGATGGTGTGGGAGCAGCGGACGGCGTCCGTCGTCATGATGACGCGGCTGGAAGAGAAGTCCCGG ATAAAATGTGACCAGTACTGGCCGAATCGTGGCACGGAGACTTACGGAATGGTCCAGGTGACCCTGCTGGACACAATGGAGCTGGCCACCTTCTGTGTGCGCACCTTCTCCCTGCACAAA AGCGGCAGCAGCGAGCGGAGAGAGGTGCGCCAGTTCCAGTTTACAGCCTGGCCGGACCACGGCGTGCCAGAGTATCCCACCCCTTTCCTCAACTTCCTCCGCAGGGTCAAAGCCTGCAACCCCCCGGATGCTGGACCCATCTCCGTTCACTGCAG TGCTGGTGTCGGTCGCACCGGCTGCTTTATCGTCATCGACGCCATGCTGGAGCGCATTCGACACGAGCGCACCGTGGACATCTACGGTCACGTCACCCTGATGCGCTCGCAGAGGAACTACATGGTGCAGACGGAGGACCAGTACAGCTTCATCCACGAGGCGCTGCTGGAGGCTGTGGCGTGCGGGAACACCGAGGTGCCCGCCCGGAGTCTGTACTCGTACATGCAGAAGCTGTCCAAGGTGGAGAGCGGGGAGCACGTCACCGGCATGGAGTTGGAGTTCAAG CGGCTGGCGAACACCAAAGCCCACACGTCCCGCTTCGTGACGGCCAACCTGCCCTGCAACAAGTTCAAGAACCGACTGGTCAACATAATGCCCTACGAAACCACCCGCGTCTgcctccagccaatcagaggcctgGAGGGCTCCGACTACATCAACGCCAGCTACATCGACGGCTACAG GCAGCAGAGGGGTTACATCGCCACCCAGGGCCCGCTGGCGGAGACTACAGAGGACTTCTGGAGGATGCTGTGGGAGCACAACTCCACCATCGTGGTCATGCTGACTAAGCTGAGAGAGATGGGACGG GAGAAGTGCCACCAGTACTGGCCCGCGGAACGTTCTGCCAGGTATCAGTACTTTGTGGTGGACCCCATGGCGGAGTACAACATGCCTCAGTACATCCTGAGGGAGTTTAAAGTTACCGATGCCAGG GATGGGCAGTCGCGAACGGTGCGGCAGTTCCAGTTCACCGACTGGCCGGAGCAGGGCGTGCCCAAATCTGGGGAGGGCTTCATCGATTTCATCGGACAAGTACACAAAACCAAGGAGCAGTTTGGCCAGGACGGGCCGATCGCCGTTCACTGCAG CGCCGGCGTGGGGCGGACAGGTGTCTTCATCACCCTGAGTATCGTCCTGGAGAGGATGCGCTACGAAGGAGCGGTGGACATCTTCCAGACTGTCAAAATGCTGCGCACGCAGAGACCGGCCATGGTGCAGACTGAG GACGAGTACCAGTTCTGCTACCAGGCCGCTCTGGAATACCTGGGTAGCTTCGACCACTATGCAACGTAA